The genomic stretch GAAGTGAACGCGTACATCCCCGGCGTCGGCCACAACTTGCAGGAGCACTCGATCGTCCTGGTGCGCGGAGGCCGCGTGAAGGACCTTCCGGGTGTCCGCTACAAGGTCGTTCGCGCCGCGCTGGACGCCGCAGGTGTCCGCGACCGCAAGCAGGGTCGCTCGAAGTACGGGGCAAAAAGGTCGGCCTAGGAGCATTGAGACGGCTCTGAGCGCACGCTCGGGGCCGCTTGTGCTGAGAGGGAAAAGAAGCAGGTATGTCGAGAAAGGGACCGATCCAGAAGCGGGAGGTCGTTGCCGACCCCGTGTTCGGCAGCGTGCTCGTGACTCAGCTCGTCAATAAGATCCTTGAGCGGGGCAAGCGCGGAACGGCGGAGCGCATCGTCTACGAAGCCCTGGAGCGCGTCAAAGAACGCACGGGGAACGACCAGGTTACCGGGCTGAAGAAGGCAATCGACAACATCCGGCCGCAGCTCGAGGTGCGCTCGCGGCGGGTTGGAGGGGCGACATATCAGGTCCCAGTCGAAGTGCCGAACCGGCGCGCGACAACCCTGGCTCTGCGCTGGCTGGTCCAGAACTCGCGGTCTCGCAAAGAGAAGTCGATGTCGGACCGC from Actinomycetota bacterium encodes the following:
- the rpsG gene encoding 30S ribosomal protein S7; the encoded protein is MSRKGPIQKREVVADPVFGSVLVTQLVNKILERGKRGTAERIVYEALERVKERTGNDQVTGLKKAIDNIRPQLEVRSRRVGGATYQVPVEVPNRRATTLALRWLVQNSRSRKEKSMSDRLAAELTDAVNQTGASVKRKEDLHKMAESNKAFAHYRW
- the rpsL gene encoding 30S ribosomal protein S12, encoding MPTIQQLVRHGRKTKRTKTKTPALKGSPQRRGVCTRVFTMTPKKPNSALRKVARVRLTSGAEVNAYIPGVGHNLQEHSIVLVRGGRVKDLPGVRYKVVRAALDAAGVRDRKQGRSKYGAKRSA